The following nucleotide sequence is from Eremothecium cymbalariae DBVPG#7215 chromosome 6, complete sequence.
tcttcttttctgttCTTCAGCCTTTCAGCCAACAATTGGAACCATGAGCAACGCGGTCATGTCCTCTCAATCGTTGGTTTAGTGAGTGAGCAAAAAAGCTACATTCATTGGGGAAGTGGTTCGATTTCTACAGGTCTTTGGGACCTACATTTCTTTTGTGCAGCGAATTTTCCGTATGATGACGACAATACAGTAATTGTAACACTTGTTCGCCATTTTTGAGGGGCACTTGTCTCATATTCTAAATGGTTGGAACTATTTTCCCCAGACGTTGTCGTcaaaaattatttttaattagCTGGGGAAAGGTGCCCAAAAACTATAAAAGGAGATCAAGctaatctttttttgttctatTTGGGATTACCAGGCACTTCTATCTAATCTCTTCAACACTCCTCAGTTTTAACTAAGGGTTCTTCAACTGTAGAAAAATAGAATAATTTTTCTGCCACAACAAACATAACTGTTATCATATACACTAAGATTAAAAATGGTTCACTTAGGCCCAAAGAAACCACCAGCCAGAAAAGGTTCCATGGCAGATGTGCCAAGAACCTTGATGGAACAGCTTGCTAACTTTGAACAGCTATTTAGCGTTTCTCCTGAGAGGTTAAGGATTATCACAGATCATTTTGTTGGCGAATTGCAAAAAGGGTTGACTAAGAAGGGCGGCAATATCCCAATGATTCCGGGCTGGGTTATGGACTACCCAACTGGTAAAGAAACTGGTAACTATTTGGCTATCGACTTGGGTGGTACTAATCTGAGGGTAGTTTTGGTTACCCTAGGTGGGAATCACGACTTCGACACCACCCAATCCAAATATAAGATACCATCGCATATCAGAACTACCCAGAACCACGAAGAACTATGGATGTTCGTTGCTGAGAGTTTGAAAGCTTTCCTCGAAGATCAGTTCCCAGATGGTGTGAAGGAAAATTTTCCTCTAGGGTTCACCTTCTCTTACCCTGCCTCTCAGGATAAGATTAATGAGGGTATTTTGCAAAGGTGGACAAAGGGTTTCGATATCCCAAATGTTGAGGGTCAGGATGTTGTGCCAATGTTACAGAAGTGTTTGAATGACATAAATTTACCAATTAAGGTTACCGCGTTGATCAACGATACTATTGGTACCTTGGTTGCGTCTTTGTACACCGATGCTGAAACCAAGATGGGTGTTATCTTTGGTACTGGTGTGAACGGTGCGTACTATGATGTATGTTCTAACATTGAAAAGTTAGAAGGTAGGTTGCCAGGTGATATTCCTGCTGATTCTCCTATGGCGATCAACTGTGAGTATGGTTCTTTTGACAACGAGCACCTTGTGTTGCCAAGAACTAAGTACGATATTCTGGTTGACGAACAGTCCCCAAGACCAGGTCAACAAGCATTTGAGAAGATGACCTCGGGTTATTATTTAGGTGAATTGTTGCGTTTGGTTCTATTGGACGTTTACGCCCAGGGTTTGATATTCCAAGGACAAAATATAACCAAATTAGAAGAGCCATACATTATGGACACATCCTACCCATCCAGAATTGAGGAGGATCCATTTGAGAACTTGGATGATACTGATGACTTGTTCAGGAATGATTTTGGTATCGAAACAACATTGCCAGAACGTAAGCTAATCAGAAGGCTCTCTGAGTACATTGGTGTAAGAGCTGCCAGATTGAGTGTCTGTGGTATAGCTGCTATCTGCAAGAAGAGAGGTTATGAGACTGCTCACATTGCTGCTGACGGTTCTGTTTACAACAAGTATCCTGATTTCAGGAACAGAGCAATGAGTGGGTTGAGAGATATTTACGACTGGCCTCTGTCTGCGACGAACGATTATCCAATCACTCTTGTCGCTGCGGAGGATGGTTCTGGTGCCGGTGCCGCAATTATTGCTGCTTTGACACAAAAGAGATTGGCAGAAGGCAAGTCTGTTGGTGTTATGGACCACTAAATAGGTCTATTAATGTTTTAATGACTAGTTTATTTTCTCTAAAGAATAAATATTAGAAAATATACTTTTGATGTTACTACCTTCCGTGAAAACATGCATATCCGCATGTCTATCGGCGTGGCTGGGTCAGTCTGCCCGTCTGATCCTTTTCGACTTATATAATGACTGAGATGCATTTACAAAAGATGTTTGTTGCACATTTATCGTTCTCACACTTGAAGGCTTTAAATACCGCgtgtatattattaagcACTATATAATACTTTCCAAGTTGATAGCATAATCCAACGCCTTCGAAACAATACTAGTTTTTGCCCGTTTGTCAACtacatcatcttcatcaaatataaCGCTCCCATTGGTCACATTCCAGCCTCTAGCTTTAGCAAATGACTCTGTCTGTTTTTCACTCTTAAACAAAAGTAATGCCTTAACGTTGAAAAGTGGTAATTTTGTATATGCTACTTCAGTGTTGCGTGCAATAGAGTCCCTAATCGCGTTCATTAAGGTCTCATCAAAGATGTTGAACTCATCTATCTTATCGGCGTCTTTACTATTCTGCAGCATATCCCATGCCTTCTGATACGAACCCTCCATTAGcaatttttccaatttaaTAGGATAGGATAGGTACGTATTTTCTTCTAAATTTCCAAGGTTTCTCTTGCTTAAAAACTCTAGTTCGCTGTGGAATCTAGTTACATCGCCTTGTGATAGCAGGatcaacaaatacaaactgattaacttcttcttgttctcAGATTCGCTTAAATTGTGACCTTCCGTTGCCCCAAAATAAAATGCACGTAACTGAGCATAATAGTTCTCAAAATTAGTGAAATCAAGTAAATTGATAGAACTTAAAGCACCAATttctaatattttctttgaaacTTCCAGGTCGTTTATATAGGCTGTGTTTCCTGATGAAATTGCATCCAAATCGGGCACTAATAGCTTTGATTTAATCAACTCAATTTTAATGGGGGCCAATAGTTTTGCACAGCTGGAATAGTCCTTCGATTGAAAAGCTGCTTTCAAGCCCTTTACAAGTTCAGGTAGAGTCACCATTAGATAGGTTGGTGTTCAACTGTCCTAAAAGTAACTACAATTGTCTATATTTCCTAGTCTGTTTTAGGTGGCAAATTTCCTTAAACTCATTATCACGATCTGTTTCGTGCATCatgatatataataaacgTACCTTGAATTTAACCCACGGAGCGTTACATGATTTAATGTCTTCCAAGGGctgttgataataataagatATTATAAAGATACTACAGATCTTCTAAAAATTGTACTTCAATCTTAACCTTTTCAGAGCTACCTCTAGAAAGTTTTCGGATCTTTTTTTGCAATGTAATGATTCGTTGCCTCACTGAAGCACTAGTTTTTAGGTCATCCCTACTAATTTTCACCAGCACTTCAAAGACACGCTTATCAGATGACTGATTGTTAACCCCACATGATGTATTGTCATTAACCGAGAGATTCTGCATCTCCTTTTCCGTTCTTTCTTTCGTTACAATATTAAAGTCAAAGACGCCTCCTCTTATATTACCACCGGGGTGCACACCACAAATAACATACATAATAGTTCCAATATATTTTGTCCACCAAATAGTTCTCTCGCGATCCAACTTGCTGCAATCTCTCATTACTAAATCTTCTAATGCCTTCATATATGTCTCTTCTGGTTTAGGCAGGTCACCTCCCCATCTGTTACACAGGGCAATGCCAATTAGAGCCCGTATCCGATGGGACAGGCCGTGGCATCCTGCAATAATCCCTGAAGTAGCTACATGAAGGGCAGCAGTAGGTTGTAGTTCTTTCGGATATGAAGCGTGAACAAAAGCCAAATTACACAAAGCTGGCGCTACCCGTTCGTAGACAATTTTTGGGACTTCTTTTCCTGGAAGCGCAGACCTTAATAAggataaatattttgagGCTAGCAAAGGTGCATAAGGCCTCGAAGCAATAAGCAGAGGGTCTTGAGCTCTTACATCACGAGGCACAATAGAATACAATATGCCCTCTCTGACACCACCTTCGCTGAAATGaacatattttattttgggTATCGATTCAAACACTGCACTCATTAGCAACCCCACAGCAGGTAGCTGCATAGCTCTTTTGTCAGAAATCTTAAATATTTTGGCGTCTTTCTTTTGACCAGGCACCCTCCCCTTGAGCAATAGATAATCAGCCATTGCTGTAAATTCTTCCGATGAACATGTAAAACCAGTGATAATAGTTTGAATCGGATACTCCTTAGTTTGcgataataataaatggCCAATCCCTCTTAAGCCACCCCCACATCCAAACAAATCAAACCCCCCCTTGTACTCTGCTTCAGCGATCATTTCGTCTGGTATctgaatttttaaaatagcAGCTTTAAAAGCTGCCTGGATTTCCATAAATAAATCACGCTTGTTTTCAAACTTAATTCTTCTAGCCAATGCACCCGCACCATAAGGTAACGAAACAGGTGTGGGTGACTGTTTGACTTCCCCATTTTCACATTTGATCCATGATATTTGAACACTGCCACCACCTAAATCCATATATAACCCTGAAACAACGTTGAAAGAGGAAAACACACCGAAGGCACCAATTTTGCACTCCTCTTCCCTTGATAGTAACTCTACTTCCCATCCAGTAGATTCATAAATAGCATCTGTAAACTCCTTGGAATTAATTGCTTCTCTAGTGGCTTCGGTAGCAACCACACGTACACCTTTCTCAGGAACTCCGAAGTCATCACAGATAAACTTAAATCTTTTCATTGCGGCAGCAACGTCATTGATTGTTTCCAACGGAATTGGATTCTTCTCTGGGGAGTTATTAGAATATTGAACATCAAATAAGGAGATACAGATACGATCCTTGAAAACGCATGGTAGTATACGAGCATGATGTGAGGCTTTCGATGATATGCTAAAACGTATTGCATTAGAACCTATATCTACCACACCGCACAAGTTCCTAGACACCACTTCTGCCTCATTATCACCATCCACAATAGCTGACATAACTCACAGTAAACAATCTGATTGATAAGCAAACTGTAATATAAGAACACGTTGGGTTATTGATCTTGAACACTTAATCCGAAGTAAGAAGACGAAAAACATGCACCGCAGGCATCTTCTTTCTCCTATATTATTAGGTATGCAATCTGAGTCGCTTGTACGGAGAAAAATAGTAATACACCGTATTTGATGATAGTTAAACAGCTAATTCGATGTCGGAGCCAAGGAAATCTAAAATGTGTTCATCGTTCAGATCGTCTGTGTCAGATTCTTTGGAAGCAATTGATTCCTCAGGCTCATCTCGTCCTTTTAGAGGCACGGATTGTAGTTCACATTCAGAAGGAACACAATTTTTCGAGGATTTCTCCTGTAGCTGTGGAGGAGAAGGATGTTCTATCTTTACCTTATGGAAATTGGTCTCTTTAGCTtctgaatttgaaacttcAAGCTTCTTCATATTGTATTTTGATGCAAGCAGTGCAACAGACTTCGGTGTTCCAATACTATAGTCTGCATCAGTTACAGAGTCAACTCttggagatgaagaaaatgacaAGTCCAATTGTTTATCCTTGGTATGGTCGTTCTGCGACTCCTCCGAACGGACGGTAATTTCGTAAGAAGTATCTTTGGAGATTTCTgcaaattgaatatttggTCCAGTTATTACTGAACTATGAGTAGTGCGGGGTTTACCAGTGGATTTATTTACAGAAATCTTTTGCTTAGAGTTTTTATTATCCTTTATCATAGAAGCTGGGATCCCTTCTTTGCAGCATAAATGACGACATGAAGCCTTGTTCTTACAGGTATGATTACATTCATAGTTTCCGTTAGCAATCTGTCTCCTCTGTATATGCGTCACTGTCTCTTGTTTAGTATCTTCCACATAACTTAATATGTCATCGTCAGATAAATCGAAGTTATTGAAATCTGAAATAGTCAGAGGAGACTCCTTAGTTGGTTGAACTCTATCCGCTCCTGGCAGCACGGCGGCTAAGTTAGGAGGTAAATCCTTGGCTAAAAATTGGACGCTAGCATTAATTCCAGCGACATTTTCGCATGAAATAGTGAATTCTACAATATCTTTTATGGAAGCGATACCAGCAGAAACTCGGAACTTTTTTGAGCACGTCATTTTCTGTAATGAAATCCGCCTGAAGTCCAACAGTTCACCTGATGTCTTCAGTGTGAGGACAACTAAGGATAAATTTTGACCGTGCCATACAGAAGTTTTAAATTCTGCCCCAACTtctattttaaaacatacGTCTATAACATTGCCTTGGTATTTAAAGTCCTCGGCACTGAATTCAATATGTAATTTTGGAAGCATTTCTAGATCTTTTTTAACCTTTAATCCTCCACCCATTCgtaaattcaaaatactTTCTATCTGAATGTCTGATATATTGGCCAAATCCTGTAAACTATTTACATTTCTCTGAACAAATTTCCTCACTGATATAAGAccaatattattcaattgGCGAAGTACCATAGGCGAATCCTCCCATCCTTTAGCATTCACACTGCGaagtaaaaataatgtatttttcaaagatattCCGTCacctttttcaataaaacaGTCCACCATGCATTTCAAGATCCGGTGACAGTGGCGAAATACAAGCATCCTTTCTTGTATCAGGGTTTGGTGGTGTTTGATAGCATCTCTGTAGGTTGGGAATTCTAAACCACAAAGTTCATATTGTACCAAAAGTGATACTTTCTGCTGGCGAGTATCAATAACTTGgctgttgttttttgtGTCTATATAGGGATATCTCATCAAAGGTGACATATTGATTTCACGATATAACTTCTTCTCGCTGTGCTTCACACGGATTTGTTCAAATTCTTGGGATTCACAAAGAAGCTTTAGTATCATGTTAACTGATTGGCAAGGTGGTGTATTGACAAAACGCTTTATTGTTTCAAACAATATATAATGTCTTGTCATTGCTTTCCCATACGGTGTTGCATCATAGAAACCATTTGACATATAGATAACTTGATTTTGTAATAAGGTCTTCAATAATTTATCACAAAAATCCTCCAAACTTCTATCCATATTTGACCCATGTGCTATATATGACCTTATCTCTTTATAAGCTGTTGGGTTTTTCTTGAACCTGATATATAGAAATGTATTCTTAAGCCATTCAACAGCAGTCTGGGTTGATGTGACTGATTTAAGAGACACCTCTGCAGCTAAATGCTCCACCAAGTTTACATGCAAACAGCTTTCTAATTGTTCAGTACCATTTACCAACATTTCATACCTCTCTTTATATTCTGAGCTGGTCATAATTACCGCACATCCTTTTTTCTCGAACTTTGGCCTTCCTGCCCTGCCAATCATTTGGAGAATATCTAATTCAGAATATTCTTGTGAAATATTAGCTTGCCACATCTTTGTGCCCTTAATAACGACTAGATAGGCAGGCAAATTCACTCCAACAGCCAATGTGGAAGTAGAACataaaattttaattgtaCCATTTAGAAAGCTCTTCTCAATTGTATTTCTGTCATCAAGAGATAAGCCTGCATGATGGAACGCAATTCCATAAGAAGAAATATCCCTCAGCTGCTTATCTTGTAAGTCGACTGTCTTATATCTATTCACTGAAGCCAAAATTAAATTTCGATTCTGAGACAAATATTTCGCAGTTGATACTGTAGAGTTCCTAGTAGGACAGAATACCAACACAGGCTTTTGGATTGAATGCttgtttattatttcaattAATTTGGAATTATACATGGAATCAAGCTGGAAGTCATTTTTAGTACTAGATGGATATCCGTAAACAAATTTCTCTAGCATTACCTGCCGATAActatcatcaaatattaaGGTCTCGGCAGGGCTGTTGTTGCTCCCAGACTTTAGCCATTCTGATATATCAAGAGCGTTAGGAACGGTAGCACTAACTGCAATTATCCTGATATCATTGCACATAGTATTCATCCGTGTTAACACCACTTCAAGAGTGGAACCCCTTTGATCCCGTAAGATATGGATCTCATCTACCATAATTAGACGGATCAACCTGAAAAGTCTTTCATAATCGTTCCATTTCCTAGTCAATAGATCCCATTTTTCTGGAGTTGTGATTATGATATTTGATGTTCGAACCTTATCAGCTTCCAAGTACGAGGTGTCACTGGTTAGCATGCCAACGGAAAGATTCAAAAACGTGCTGCCCCAGTCTTGGTACTTTTCACTACACAGTGATTTTGTAGGGgccatatataatattttgagGTTCTTGGGATCATTAGAGGTTTTTAGCAGATTTAAAATTGCTAGTTCAAATAATACAGTTTTTCCTGATCCAGTTGGTGAACTTATAAGACAATTTGAATTGGTCTCAAACAACGTATGGAACGCCTCTGATTGCATTCTATTGAACTTATCAAACTTGAAAACTGATTGAAAAGAGTCGGGCAAAGTGCTCACAGGGAGCAGATTCgagtttttttgttctatAACACGGTTGGGTTTCCGGCGTTTAACAATTGGCTTATGTCGCTTAGGGTTAGAGTAGTTGAATTGAAATGAAGTGTCTTCACTACTATGACTGTCAACTGGGCCATAGTCAAAGACGGTATCCGATACTTCAACCCTATTATCGGTGAATACTCCTAAgtcatcttcgtcatcatccAATATCCTATTGTTTATAATTCCAAAGTTAAACCGTGGGCGGCTAGGATCCTTGATAGATTTATCACTAATTCTTGGAGTGGAGGTGGAATTAATTTCCTCTAATATAAGGAGATGTTAGTTTACTTGGTCCTTGGTAACTATAATGTTATGCTTAGAATAGGATTGAGGGTATCTGATACAGCATACACGCCGTATAGAGGATCTTGTTAAGTACCGTTTGGCGCATCTGCTTCATTGTTTAAAGGGATGATATTTCTTGATGACTGGAACAAAAGACTGCGGCTAACACCATCATCAAACTTAAACCTATCTGAGTTCATTCTCGATTTAGGTTTTTACATATACCGTTAACTTGTTTTAAATTTAGTGTGaagtttcttcaatagTGTGGCAAATCCCCCGATAAACAAACTTCCGGAAGATTCACGTAAACACAGGtagaaaaacaaatgaAATTTACAACTAGCACAGCTAATACAAAAAAGACTAGTCTATAGAGGTGAGTAATGACTGAAGATAACCAGCTGTCATCTGGTTCAGAAAATATTACTCAGTCTCAATTAGCTGAGGATGGAACTGCCGAGATCGATGAGCGTGgaaataaattattcatAGAAAAAGATGTCGACGTTGAACTAAATGACGTCGAGGAGGCAGCGGATATATCCCTATGGGGAGCGAACAGTGACTCAGCAGTTGCCCTTGTTTCAGATACTGATGTTCAAGAAGTGGCAAAGCAGCTGCTATCATCTAAAGCACCAAAAATTACCATGGAATATCGAGGTATCATATACAATCTTTTTGGGAATTACAATAGGGAGAAGGATAGCGATATTGAAAGTGATCCCCCGAATGAATATATCCTCGAAAATACGATGGATATGCATAAAGGGTTTAATCAACTTATTTCATCCATAAGAGAGTTTTTACAGGAAAGTTTTGGAACATTGGAATTTGCAACGAAGGAGATACAAATTAATTTTCCTGATTTAGAGCTGTGTGTAAGTGAAGACAATGCTTATACTAAAAACATAACCATGAATGATATTGTTTCAATATTTAAGATTCTGCGGGAAAATTCATTCAAGAGGGGGGAATCGGAAGTTCCTTCCCACATTCATACTATTATTTCACTAAGCCCCAGATTCGTATCCAAATACAACGATTTAGTGGAACTAGTGGATAATAACGCTAGTTTCGCCCATGTTAAGGGGTTCTCAAATGACCAACAACACCCATTGGTTTTAGATGgtaatgaaaatgaaccTGCAAAGTGCCCAGAAGTAGTCCTAATGTCATCTTCTGGTGGAGATGAATCAGAAGAGTTACTAGAAATAGAGGATGAGCCTGTGGCAGATCGAAAGGATTAACTAAactgaaaataaaatggGGTCTTCTAGTTTTATAACTACTTTATATCAATTAAATTTTATAGCGCATTGTAATATTAATTACCATTGACATtagtttaaaaaaagaatatgtTAGAGTAGAGTTAGAGTACTAAGATATCATAATCAAGTAGAGGAAGCTACTCTCGTAGTTTTCGAATGTGAGATGCTCTGTTTGCTTTTGAATACTTCACACTTTTTATCTAACAAAAGAACGTTGGGATAcgaaaaaacaaaaatatttgacgTGTTTTCAGACAAAATGTAACTTTTAgaatacaaaataatatccGGAGTTCACACTAGTCATCGAACCTAATCGACTTAATTTCGGATGGGAGACTTTACATGGGATGATACATTAGCTACATATAATCCAACGTTGGAATTTTGGGCGACAGAAACACTTTTTCAACCGTGCACTTGCTTCGGCGGCTATGCACGGCCATCAGAAGCccaaaaaattttgaaggagaaCTTACTACTAAACAAGCGCTCTAGGCAATGGTTAGCAAGATGTTCTAAAGCTAGCTCTGATGTGGAATTCAAGAGACTTCGTTCAGAGTTGAGAAACACACCTGAgcagtttttaaaatactTTATTATAGTTGATGATTTCTGCAGCGTCCAGAATACAACTGGTATACTGTCATTAGTTAGAAGAGAAGCTGTGCATAATGTGCTGAAACTTGAGAAGTGGGTCAATGATGGCAGATTAGACACTGATTTTACCTCCTTCTTTAACCAGAAGGAAAAGATCAGTATTGATAAGGATGGGTTGgctcttctttcttctatAAAATTTACCGAAGAGACACAGAATCTAGAATGGAAACCACTTAGTGCCTCAAAGACACTAATTACAAAATTTAGTATTGAACGTGGCCTAAGATGTAGGAGCAAGATCTTCTCAAACAAAGCTGTGGATTTTAAACCAATGCCCAATAAAATTGACAGACAAATAGAGGAAATTTATGATGAAAAACTCTCCAGGTCAgtgtatttttttatgGAAGGAGAAAATGgtatcaaattcaaaaaactgCACCAGTGTAGATTCTACAAGTATTTGATCGATCAAAAATTGACTAAGCTGGGTAGCAATGCCCAGAATATAAATCGATCCGCTCAGATGTATAATATGATAGAGAATTGGTCAGTCACAAATCCATCAACAAATAAAGTTCTAGTGAGACTTGAAGCTCAATGTAAAGAAGAAAGTTTCAGCAACGTGATCTTCTATAAAGTGAAACAACCCCacatcaaaagaaaaacgaCAAATACAAGGGACCCTTCTCTTTTGTTCCGTAGTGTAAAGTGGAGATTATATGATGGAATATTAAAGGCTATGAAGTGGGATCCATTCCAGCATGCAAAGCATATGAACATCTCTGAAATATTAGATTCCGAACCAGTTGAAAATGTACCCATAAATGTCCCAGTTAGCAAATTTACATTTAACAAGATAAGGTATAATTCAATTGAATTCTTGAGCACAATTTGCGAAAGCAAAACCACAAGAAGCCCCATAGGAGATGCAGTAGCTAACAATACTATGCAAGGAGTTGAAGACGAAGATTCTGTAGAAGGGACAAACCCCCAAGATAGCTCATCCTCTATCAATTTATCTATGGCATCAATTCTTCCAGCAAAACGAAGCTTTATCGAtgataatttgaaaagtcTAATCGAAAAGCGAAGATCTAAATCTCAGTCTACGCCAAACTCAACAATAAACATTCCATCTATGGAACTATTAGGTATCACCACAAACcataaagaaaatgaaacTGTCAGAAGTAACGTCAGTCTTTCAAGTCCTACAAA
It contains:
- the RMR1 gene encoding Rmr1p (similar to Ashbya gossypii AFR276C) codes for the protein MTEDNQLSSGSENITQSQLAEDGTAEIDERGNKLFIEKDVDVELNDVEEAADISLWGANSDSAVALVSDTDVQEVAKQLLSSKAPKITMEYRGIIYNLFGNYNREKDSDIESDPPNEYILENTMDMHKGFNQLISSIREFLQESFGTLEFATKEIQINFPDLELCVSEDNAYTKNITMNDIVSIFKILRENSFKRGESEVPSHIHTIISLSPRFVSKYNDLVELVDNNASFAHVKGFSNDQQHPLVLDGNENEPAKCPEVVLMSSSGGDESEELLEIEDEPVADRKD
- the HFM1 gene encoding DNA helicase (similar to Saccharomyces cerevisiae YGL251C), producing MQSEAFHTLFETNSNCLISSPTGSGKTVLFELAILNLLKTSNDPKNLKILYMAPTKSLCSEKYQDWGSTFLNLSVGMLTSDTSYLEADKVRTSNIIITTPEKWDLLTRKWNDYERLFRLIRLIMVDEIHILRDQRGSTLEVVLTRMNTMCNDIRIIAVSATVPNALDISEWLKSGSNNSPAETLIFDDSYRQVMLEKFVYGYPSSTKNDFQLDSMYNSKLIEIINKHSIQKPVLVFCPTRNSTVSTAKYLSQNRNLILASVNRYKTVDLQDKQLRDISSYGIAFHHAGLSLDDRNTIEKSFLNGTIKILCSTSTLAVGVNLPAYLVVIKGTKMWQANISQEYSELDILQMIGRAGRPKFEKKGCAVIMTSSEYKERYEMLVNGTEQLESCLHVNLVEHLAAEVSLKSVTSTQTAVEWLKNTFLYIRFKKNPTAYKEIRSYIAHGSNMDRSLEDFCDKLLKTLLQNQVIYMSNGFYDATPYGKAMTRHYILFETIKRFVNTPPCQSVNMILKLLCESQEFEQIRVKHSEKKLYREINMSPLMRYPYIDTKNNSQVIDTRQQKVSLLVQYELCGLEFPTYRDAIKHHQTLIQERMLVFRHCHRILKCMVDCFIEKGDGISLKNTLFLLRSVNAKGWEDSPMVLRQLNNIGLISVRKFVQRNVNSLQDLANISDIQIESILNLRMGGGLKVKKDLEMLPKLHIEFSAEDFKYQGNVIDVCFKIEVGAEFKTSVWHGQNLSLVVLTLKTSGELLDFRRISLQKMTCSKKFRVSAGIASIKDIVEFTISCENVAGINASVQFLAKDLPPNLAAVLPGADRVQPTKESPLTISDFNNFDLSDDDILSYVEDTKQETVTHIQRRQIANGNYECNHTCKNKASCRHLCCKEGIPASMIKDNKNSKQKISVNKSTGKPRTTHSSVITGPNIQFAEISKDTSYEITVRSEESQNDHTKDKQLDLSFSSSPRVDSVTDADYSIGTPKSVALLASKYNMKKLEVSNSEAKETNFHKVKIEHPSPPQLQEKSSKNCVPSECELQSVPLKGRDEPEESIASKESDTDDLNDEHILDFLGSDIELAV
- the HXK2 gene encoding hexokinase 2 (similar to Ashbya gossypii AFR279C), with the translated sequence MVHLGPKKPPARKGSMADVPRTLMEQLANFEQLFSVSPERLRIITDHFVGELQKGLTKKGGNIPMIPGWVMDYPTGKETGNYLAIDLGGTNLRVVLVTLGGNHDFDTTQSKYKIPSHIRTTQNHEELWMFVAESLKAFLEDQFPDGVKENFPLGFTFSYPASQDKINEGILQRWTKGFDIPNVEGQDVVPMLQKCLNDINLPIKVTALINDTIGTLVASLYTDAETKMGVIFGTGVNGAYYDVCSNIEKLEGRLPGDIPADSPMAINCEYGSFDNEHLVLPRTKYDILVDEQSPRPGQQAFEKMTSGYYLGELLRLVLLDVYAQGLIFQGQNITKLEEPYIMDTSYPSRIEEDPFENLDDTDDLFRNDFGIETTLPERKLIRRLSEYIGVRAARLSVCGIAAICKKRGYETAHIAADGSVYNKYPDFRNRAMSGLRDIYDWPLSATNDYPITLVAAEDGSGAGAAIIAALTQKRLAEGKSVGVMDH
- the RTG2 gene encoding Rtg2p (similar to Ashbya gossypii AFR277W) — protein: MSAIVDGDNEAEVVSRNLCGVVDIGSNAIRFSISSKASHHARILPCVFKDRICISLFDVQYSNNSPEKNPIPLETINDVAAAMKRFKFICDDFGVPEKGVRVVATEATREAINSKEFTDAIYESTGWEVELLSREEECKIGAFGVFSSFNVVSGLYMDLGGGSVQISWIKCENGEVKQSPTPVSLPYGAGALARRIKFENKRDLFMEIQAAFKAAILKIQIPDEMIAEAEYKGGFDLFGCGGGLRGIGHLLLSQTKEYPIQTIITGFTCSSEEFTAMADYLLLKGRVPGQKKDAKIFKISDKRAMQLPAVGLLMSAVFESIPKIKYVHFSEGGVREGILYSIVPRDVRAQDPLLIASRPYAPLLASKYLSLLRSALPGKEVPKIVYERVAPALCNLAFVHASYPKELQPTAALHVATSGIIAGCHGLSHRIRALIGIALCNRWGGDLPKPEETYMKALEDLVMRDCSKLDRERTIWWTKYIGTIMYVICGVHPGGNIRGGVFDFNIVTKERTEKEMQNLSVNDNTSCGVNNQSSDKRVFEVLVKISRDDLKTSASVRQRIITLQKKIRKLSRGSSEKVKIEVQFLEDL
- the RPN12 gene encoding proteasome regulatory particle lid subunit RPN12 (similar to Ashbya gossypii AFR278W), whose amino-acid sequence is MVTLPELVKGLKAAFQSKDYSSCAKLLAPIKIELIKSKLLVPDLDAISSGNTAYINDLEVSKKILEIGALSSINLLDFTNFENYYAQLRAFYFGATEGHNLSESENKKKLISLYLLILLSQGDVTRFHSELEFLSKRNLGNLEENTYLSYPIKLEKLLMEGSYQKAWDMLQNSKDADKIDEFNIFDETLMNAIRDSIARNTEVAYTKLPLFNVKALLLFKSEKQTESFAKARGWNVTNGSVIFDEDDVVDKRAKTSIVSKALDYAINLESII
- the ZIP2 gene encoding Zip2p (similar to Saccharomyces cerevisiae YGL249W); this encodes MGDFTWDDTLATYNPTLEFWATETLFQPCTCFGGYARPSEAQKILKENLLLNKRSRQWLARCSKASSDVEFKRLRSELRNTPEQFLKYFIIVDDFCSVQNTTGILSLVRREAVHNVLKLEKWVNDGRLDTDFTSFFNQKEKISIDKDGLALLSSIKFTEETQNLEWKPLSASKTLITKFSIERGLRCRSKIFSNKAVDFKPMPNKIDRQIEEIYDEKLSRSVYFFMEGENGIKFKKLHQCRFYKYLIDQKLTKLGSNAQNINRSAQMYNMIENWSVTNPSTNKVLVRLEAQCKEESFSNVIFYKVKQPHIKRKTTNTRDPSLLFRSVKWRLYDGILKAMKWDPFQHAKHMNISEILDSEPVENVPINVPVSKFTFNKIRYNSIEFLSTICESKTTRSPIGDAVANNTMQGVEDEDSVEGTNPQDSSSSINLSMASILPAKRSFIDDNLKSLIEKRRSKSQSTPNSTINIPSMELLGITTNHKENETVRSNVSLSSPTKNRRLDKAPSIEYNPELNGKCILLNWHKVNENYQLLQHLSKFSEFTIIERELPYGCDFILSSSVCIVRIQIQKFFQVTNENELFYASTLAELHQKFTNVIALVEYTETIAEVDSDLFFKVQLMLQVSGIQCFMVNDVRIIAQWILDLAVDSPLYDESFDDISDDERILINLGINLFAAKEICAKCTSYQFLTMTATDRYRSFYHLLTEDHLNLVTRLMSLSW